One genomic segment of Culturomica massiliensis includes these proteins:
- a CDS encoding GNAT family N-acetyltransferase — MKIDVVVASEKHLQYVSVINNTIDEAAKARGTGIARRTDEYIADKIKQGKAIIAFNREEFVGFCYIESWGHEKFVANSGLIVKPAYRGMGVAKKIKRAAFDLSRKKFPHAKLFGLTTGEQVMRINTELGYVPVTFAKLTDDEQFWAGCKSCVNYDILQRTNMTKCLCTGMVYDPEAVARKEAEMRNLGRNRSGIVRLLKKLA, encoded by the coding sequence ATGAAAATAGATGTCGTGGTTGCTTCAGAGAAGCATTTGCAGTATGTGTCTGTTATTAATAATACGATTGATGAAGCGGCTAAAGCGAGAGGTACGGGTATTGCCCGGAGAACCGACGAGTACATCGCCGATAAAATCAAGCAGGGAAAAGCGATTATTGCTTTTAACCGGGAAGAGTTTGTGGGTTTTTGTTACATCGAATCCTGGGGGCATGAAAAATTTGTCGCTAATTCAGGATTGATTGTAAAACCGGCTTATCGGGGAATGGGGGTTGCCAAGAAAATCAAGCGGGCGGCATTCGATTTGTCCCGCAAAAAGTTTCCGCATGCCAAATTGTTCGGTTTGACGACGGGAGAGCAGGTGATGCGTATCAATACGGAGCTGGGATATGTTCCTGTAACTTTTGCCAAACTGACAGATGACGAACAATTTTGGGCCGGTTGTAAATCCTGTGTTAATTATGATATTTTGCAACGTACCAATATGACGAAATGTTTGTGTACGGGTATGGTGTACGATCCGGAAGCTGTGGCCCGGAAGGAAGCTGAGATGAGGAATCTCGGACGCAATCGTTCCGGTATTGTACGTTTATTGAAAAAATTAGCTTGA
- the udk gene encoding uridine kinase translates to MNTTVIGVAGGTGSGKSTLVRKLQEAFAEKDVVTLSHDFYYKPHNDILLEERRKLNYDHPQSFDTDMMVMHVEMLKNGIPVERPVYSFVDHTRLQQTIPVVPAKVLIVEGILIFDSKALRDLMDIKVFVDTDADLRLARRILRDVAERGRTMESVINQYIGTVKPMHEEFVEPSKKYADVIIPEGGFNSVAISLLIENIKSVIR, encoded by the coding sequence ATGAATACGACAGTTATCGGTGTTGCCGGCGGTACAGGATCCGGGAAAAGTACTCTAGTCCGTAAACTACAGGAAGCATTTGCAGAAAAAGATGTAGTTACACTCAGTCACGATTTTTATTACAAACCTCACAACGATATCCTTCTGGAAGAACGGCGTAAGCTGAATTACGACCATCCCCAGTCCTTCGATACCGACATGATGGTAATGCATGTCGAAATGCTGAAAAACGGCATACCGGTAGAACGTCCGGTCTATTCATTCGTCGATCATACCCGTTTGCAACAGACGATCCCTGTTGTCCCGGCCAAAGTGCTCATCGTAGAAGGTATTCTGATTTTCGACAGTAAAGCTCTACGCGACCTGATGGACATCAAGGTTTTTGTCGATACCGATGCCGACTTACGTCTGGCCCGCCGGATTTTGAGAGACGTGGCCGAAAGAGGACGCACCATGGAATCGGTTATCAACCAATACATCGGCACTGTAAAACCCATGCACGAGGAATTTGTCGAACCGTCTAAAAAATATGCAGATGTCATCATCCCGGAAGGCGGCTTCAACTCCGTTGCCATCTCTCTGTTAATCGAAAACATCAAATCAGTGATCAGATGA
- a CDS encoding sensor histidine kinase, whose product MFRRISLHLLFFLLIIISCSVATCILFIGGYNAWGVIAALVVVYYVSKTLTFYNAVNRKLAYFFESMENDDYSVNFREKKGTSAEMFLNYILNKMKHIIQKTRIEAQQKEKFYEVILSSIHSGIVILNPKGFVLQTNVAALKLLGLNVFTHTRQLDRVDPAMTSLFDSLKPGDNKTFSLTMERGTVQLSIKVTGITIDNEAQRLVVVHDINNEMDEKEIESWIKLIRVLSHEIMNSIAPITSLSDTLLNLYEDQSVDANAIRPTAMNGLHVISETSKGLVSFVESYRKFTRIPTPSRELFNVSEFVQRIVILCSAEDNFNSVKIDMSGVPEDLKLYADANLLGQVLINIVKNAIQALRGRKDAAIEVKVWKTEDNRTIFTIKDNGPGIPEELMKQIFVPFFTTKEQGSGIGLSIARQIMRAHGGSIRVHSVPDKETRFTIEL is encoded by the coding sequence ATGTTTAGAAGAATATCCTTGCATCTGTTGTTTTTCCTGCTGATTATTATTTCCTGTTCCGTAGCGACATGTATTCTTTTTATCGGAGGATACAACGCTTGGGGAGTTATAGCGGCATTGGTCGTGGTATATTATGTTTCTAAAACACTGACGTTTTATAATGCAGTGAACCGTAAACTGGCATATTTTTTCGAGTCGATGGAAAATGACGACTATTCTGTGAATTTTCGGGAGAAGAAAGGAACCAGTGCGGAAATGTTTCTGAATTATATTCTGAACAAGATGAAGCATATCATTCAGAAAACCCGGATAGAGGCTCAACAGAAAGAAAAATTTTATGAGGTGATTCTGAGCAGTATACATTCGGGTATTGTAATTCTGAATCCGAAGGGGTTTGTTCTGCAAACCAATGTTGCGGCATTGAAATTGCTGGGATTGAATGTGTTTACCCACACGCGTCAGTTGGACCGGGTTGACCCGGCAATGACCTCGCTTTTCGATTCCTTGAAACCGGGGGATAACAAGACTTTTTCTCTGACGATGGAGAGAGGAACGGTACAATTGAGTATTAAGGTAACTGGAATTACGATCGATAATGAGGCACAGAGATTGGTCGTCGTACACGATATTAATAATGAAATGGATGAAAAAGAAATCGAGTCCTGGATCAAGTTGATTCGTGTGCTTTCCCATGAAATTATGAACTCCATAGCACCGATTACTTCTTTGAGCGATACCTTGTTGAATTTGTACGAAGATCAGAGCGTAGATGCCAACGCTATCCGTCCGACAGCGATGAACGGGTTGCATGTCATCAGCGAAACCAGTAAAGGTTTGGTTTCTTTTGTCGAGTCGTACCGGAAATTTACGCGAATACCGACACCCAGCCGGGAGTTGTTCAATGTCAGTGAATTCGTACAGCGGATTGTGATTCTGTGTAGTGCCGAAGATAATTTCAATTCGGTGAAGATCGATATGTCCGGAGTTCCGGAAGATTTGAAGTTGTATGCCGATGCCAATCTGCTGGGACAGGTGTTGATCAATATTGTAAAAAATGCAATTCAGGCTTTGCGGGGAAGGAAAGATGCAGCGATTGAAGTCAAGGTATGGAAAACAGAAGATAACAGGACAATATTTACAATAAAGGATAATGGCCCCGGTATTCCGGAAGAACTGATGAAGCAGATTTTCGTACCTTTCTTTACGACGAAAGAGCAAGGATCCGGTATCGGTTTGAGTATTGCCCGTCAGATTATGCGGGCTCACGGCGGTAGCATACGGGTTCATTCCGTTCCGGATAAGGAAACCCGTTTTACGATAGAGCTGTAA
- a CDS encoding sigma-54-dependent transcriptional regulator, with translation MAKKGVILVVDDNKSVLTAVELLLGTYFEKVITLTLPDRIPTVLSAERVDVVLLDMNFSAAINTGNEGIYWLSRIKELAPEIPVVLFTAYADIELAVKAVKEGAADFVVKPWDNAKLVATLLSAYRLRESQSEVKQLKEEKNVLKNQLNSEPSMLWGTSPAIMQVYNLVCKVAKTDANILLTGENGTGKEMIAREIHRLSNRSNEVMISVDMGAVTETLFESELFGHVKGAFTDAREDRAGKFEAANKGTLFLDEIGNLSYALQAKLLVTLQSRKIVRVGSNKQIDTDIRLICATNRNIQEMVEKNHFREDLLYRINTIHIEIPPLRERQEDIIPLAEYFLKKYVSKYGKEMIRLQPATKDKLLEYKWPGNIRELQHAIEKAVIMCEGNTIKPSDFFFKTVTTTFIDRNETLEDMEKQMIKLALDRSNGNLSAVATQLGITRQTLYNKMKKYGL, from the coding sequence ATGGCTAAAAAAGGAGTAATACTGGTTGTAGATGACAATAAATCCGTATTGACGGCGGTAGAGTTGTTGTTGGGAACATATTTTGAGAAAGTGATTACCTTGACGCTTCCGGACCGGATTCCTACGGTGTTGTCCGCAGAGCGGGTAGATGTTGTTTTGCTGGACATGAATTTTTCGGCTGCGATTAATACGGGAAATGAGGGAATTTATTGGCTGTCGCGGATAAAAGAATTGGCTCCGGAAATCCCGGTGGTGTTGTTTACAGCCTATGCCGATATTGAGTTAGCGGTAAAAGCGGTGAAAGAAGGGGCTGCTGATTTTGTTGTGAAGCCCTGGGATAATGCCAAACTGGTGGCAACTTTATTGTCGGCTTACCGTTTGCGGGAATCCCAAAGTGAAGTAAAGCAACTCAAAGAAGAGAAAAATGTATTGAAGAATCAACTCAATAGCGAACCTTCCATGTTATGGGGAACGTCTCCTGCTATTATGCAGGTTTATAATCTGGTATGCAAAGTGGCTAAAACGGATGCCAATATATTGCTTACGGGAGAAAACGGGACGGGTAAAGAGATGATTGCCAGAGAAATTCATCGTTTGTCAAACCGTTCCAATGAAGTGATGATTTCTGTCGATATGGGAGCTGTGACGGAGACGCTTTTCGAGAGCGAATTGTTCGGGCATGTGAAAGGGGCTTTTACAGATGCGCGTGAAGATCGTGCCGGTAAGTTCGAAGCTGCCAATAAAGGTACTTTGTTTTTGGATGAGATCGGAAACCTGTCGTATGCTTTACAGGCAAAATTGCTGGTTACCCTGCAAAGCCGGAAGATTGTGCGGGTGGGTTCGAATAAACAGATCGATACGGATATACGTTTGATTTGTGCTACCAACCGTAATATACAGGAGATGGTGGAGAAAAATCATTTCCGGGAAGATTTGCTCTATCGCATCAATACCATTCATATCGAGATACCGCCTTTACGTGAAAGGCAGGAAGATATCATTCCGTTGGCTGAATATTTCTTAAAAAAATATGTTTCAAAATACGGTAAAGAGATGATCCGGCTCCAGCCGGCGACGAAAGACAAGCTGCTGGAATACAAATGGCCGGGGAATATCCGGGAGTTGCAGCATGCTATAGAAAAGGCTGTGATTATGTGTGAAGGGAATACGATCAAACCTTCGGACTTTTTCTTTAAAACGGTGACCACGACCTTTATCGACCGGAATGAGACGCTGGAAGATATGGAGAAACAAATGATCAAGCTGGCTCTGGATCGTAGTAACGGAAATTTGTCGGCTGTTGCAACTCAGTTGGGGATAACCCGGCAGACCTTGTATAATAAAATGAAGAAATACGGTTTGTAA
- the argC gene encoding N-acetyl-gamma-glutamyl-phosphate reductase, whose translation MDLRIKMRIAIAGGAGYTAGELIRILVNHPQVEIKYVQSESHAGEAVYAVHRDLLYLPLTFGDIDFSDIDVLFLCMGHGVSEKFLSAHQIPATVKIIDLGNDFRLAENAHGFVYGLPELSRETIAKSSYIANPGCFATAIELGLLPLAALNGLPDEISVFGVTGSTGAGQKPVADTHFSNRCNNLSNYKVFIHQHLSEINETLKRAGAENSYDLAFVPVRGCHTRGIIIDTVFRTSASVRELTDLYKAYYAVHPFVCVSDEPLYLKQVVNTNYCFIHITQQGKQTLVTSVIDNLLKGASGQAVQNMNLMSGLEETMGLNLKANYF comes from the coding sequence ATGGACTTACGAATTAAAATGAGAATTGCCATTGCAGGAGGTGCGGGATATACGGCAGGAGAGTTGATCCGGATACTGGTAAATCATCCTCAGGTTGAAATCAAATATGTTCAGAGTGAATCACATGCGGGAGAAGCGGTATATGCCGTCCACCGGGATTTGCTTTATTTGCCTCTGACTTTCGGAGATATCGATTTTTCGGATATTGATGTTCTTTTCCTGTGTATGGGACATGGGGTATCAGAGAAATTCCTGTCAGCACATCAGATTCCTGCTACGGTAAAGATTATCGATCTGGGGAATGATTTTCGTTTGGCTGAGAATGCTCACGGGTTTGTATACGGTTTACCTGAATTATCCCGGGAAACCATTGCGAAGAGCAGTTATATTGCAAATCCGGGATGCTTCGCTACGGCGATTGAGTTGGGATTATTGCCTTTGGCGGCCTTGAATGGGCTTCCCGATGAGATTTCTGTGTTCGGCGTAACCGGTTCGACGGGAGCGGGTCAGAAACCCGTAGCCGATACACATTTTAGTAACCGATGCAATAATCTTTCAAATTATAAAGTATTTATCCACCAGCATTTGAGTGAGATTAACGAGACATTGAAAAGAGCCGGAGCTGAAAATAGTTACGATCTGGCTTTTGTTCCGGTAAGGGGATGCCATACGCGGGGTATTATTATCGATACCGTATTTCGTACTTCGGCAAGTGTACGGGAATTGACGGATTTATACAAGGCTTATTATGCCGTTCATCCATTTGTGTGTGTAAGCGACGAACCTCTTTATTTGAAGCAAGTCGTGAATACGAATTATTGTTTTATACATATTACCCAGCAAGGAAAGCAGACGTTGGTGACGTCGGTGATCGATAATTTGCTGAAAGGGGCTTCGGGGCAGGCCGTGCAGAATATGAATCTGATGTCGGGACTGGAAGAGACAATGGGATTGAATCTGAAGGCCAATTATTTTTAA
- the argB gene encoding acetylglutamate kinase — protein sequence MIKVIKIGGKLIEDDKVLGCLCDKLSAYYPHCVLVHGGGSMAGQLSSRLGMETKMHEGRRITDEATLEITVMTYAGLANKKIVSCLQSKKMVACGLSGCDMGVVVSHKRSNSGMDWGFVGDIDTVNEKMLALLLENGIMPVISPITCSPAGQLLNTNADSVASAVAIALSRRYETELVYCFDKPGVLKDAEDNSSVIPQMDRETYDVLRKEGYIHSGMLPKLENAFKTLESGVKKVRLTSPENPDGGTVIGF from the coding sequence ATGATAAAAGTAATCAAGATCGGTGGTAAGCTGATTGAAGATGATAAAGTTTTAGGCTGTTTGTGTGATAAGTTGTCTGCGTATTATCCCCATTGTGTTTTGGTACACGGAGGGGGTAGTATGGCAGGTCAACTTTCATCGCGTCTCGGTATGGAGACAAAGATGCATGAAGGAAGGCGGATCACCGATGAGGCGACATTGGAAATAACGGTGATGACTTATGCCGGTTTGGCGAATAAGAAAATCGTGTCTTGCCTGCAATCGAAAAAAATGGTAGCCTGCGGTTTATCGGGATGTGATATGGGGGTCGTCGTTTCGCACAAACGTAGTAATTCCGGTATGGATTGGGGCTTTGTCGGGGATATCGATACGGTGAATGAAAAAATGCTGGCCTTATTGCTTGAAAATGGGATCATGCCGGTGATTTCTCCGATAACCTGTTCGCCGGCCGGACAATTGTTGAATACCAATGCGGACAGTGTTGCTTCAGCGGTAGCGATAGCTTTGAGCCGGCGTTATGAAACCGAATTGGTGTATTGCTTCGATAAACCCGGAGTTTTGAAGGATGCAGAAGATAATTCTTCCGTGATACCGCAAATGGACAGAGAGACATACGATGTATTGAGAAAAGAAGGATACATTCATTCCGGAATGTTGCCTAAATTAGAAAATGCCTTTAAGACATTGGAATCCGGAGTAAAAAAAGTGAGGTTGACGAGTCCGGAAAATCCGGACGGGGGAACGGTGATCGGATTTTAG
- a CDS encoding M20 family metallo-hydrolase: MNVTEAIELLEKIIALPSFSKEERQVADLMVSVLSGYGYRVERKGNNIWVRSLHFDARKPTLVLEAHIDTVRPNGNWKTDPFTPVIEGGKLFGLGSNDTGGSIVSMLAAFLRLDKEEQPYNLIYLNSAEEENTGEGGVRSVVEEIGKVDLALIGEPTGMQAAIAEKGLLVLDVTARGKAGHAARNEGQNAIYEALSDIEWFRTYRFERVSDLLGEVKMTVTGIQAGTLHNVVPAECTFMVDVRVNEHYSNAEIFETIKAHVKSEVKPRSFSLNSSSISPEHPIVKRCRELGLSAYGSPTTSDQAVLPWTSLKIGPGDSARSHTANEYIRLDEIEQGIGLFEKLLKGFRIYDR; this comes from the coding sequence ATGAATGTAACGGAAGCGATAGAATTGTTGGAAAAAATAATTGCTCTGCCTTCTTTCAGTAAGGAGGAACGGCAAGTGGCGGATTTGATGGTGTCTGTTTTATCCGGTTATGGATACCGGGTGGAACGCAAAGGCAATAATATCTGGGTACGTTCACTTCATTTTGATGCCCGGAAGCCTACTTTGGTGTTGGAGGCACATATCGATACGGTACGGCCGAACGGGAATTGGAAAACCGATCCTTTTACGCCCGTTATAGAAGGCGGAAAGTTATTCGGTTTGGGAAGCAATGATACGGGGGGAAGCATTGTTTCAATGCTGGCAGCTTTTCTCCGGCTGGATAAAGAGGAGCAGCCTTATAATTTGATTTACCTCAACTCGGCGGAGGAAGAGAATACCGGAGAGGGTGGCGTACGTAGCGTTGTGGAAGAGATCGGCAAGGTCGATTTGGCTTTGATCGGGGAGCCTACCGGGATGCAGGCTGCGATTGCAGAAAAAGGACTGCTGGTGTTGGATGTTACGGCTCGGGGAAAGGCAGGGCATGCGGCACGTAACGAAGGGCAGAATGCCATTTATGAGGCTTTGTCCGATATCGAATGGTTTCGTACCTATCGTTTTGAGAGAGTATCGGATTTGTTGGGAGAAGTGAAAATGACGGTTACGGGTATTCAGGCCGGGACATTACACAACGTTGTGCCTGCTGAGTGTACGTTTATGGTGGATGTCCGTGTTAACGAGCATTATTCGAATGCCGAAATTTTTGAAACGATAAAAGCCCATGTGAAAAGCGAGGTAAAGCCGCGTTCTTTTTCACTTAATTCGTCGTCGATATCACCGGAGCATCCGATTGTAAAGCGTTGCCGCGAATTAGGGTTGTCTGCTTACGGTTCTCCGACAACTTCCGATCAGGCGGTACTTCCCTGGACTTCTCTGAAAATCGGACCGGGAGACAGTGCCCGTAGCCATACGGCGAATGAGTATATCAGATTGGATGAAATCGAACAGGGTATCGGGCTTTTTGAGAAATTGTTGAAAGGGTTCAGGATTTATGATCGTTGA
- a CDS encoding glutamine synthetase family protein gives MENNYILNPNPLVQFLQKEQKDFTKADIIRYVTENEIEMINFRYVGGDGRLKTLNFIISSLEHLDSILTYGERVDGSSLFPYIEAGSSDLYVIPRYRTAFLNPFSQIPAIDILCSYYTKEGKPLESAPEYTLRKAHEEFKKVTGMEFQAMGELEYYVISEKEELFETADQRGYHESSPFCKWGDFRCECMRAIAQAGGKIKYGHSEVGNFTIGNTQYEQNEIEFLPVNIEEAADQLVIAKWIMRTLASQYGIDLTFAPKITAGKAGSGLHIHTRLVKDGKNMYIADGKLTDNALKAIAGILDIAGSLTAFGNTNPTSYFRLVPHQEAPTNICWGDRNRSVLVRVPLGWTEGAEKMVSDANPLEKADASFDAGIKQTVEFRCPDGSADLYLLLAGLAVAARHGFEMQDGIQYAKDRYVSVNIFDDAHKATADRLSHLPASCAESAECLEKQRSIYEAHGVFSKNMVDGIIKQLKAFNDRTLRQDIGDDKARLTELVKMYMNAE, from the coding sequence ATGGAAAACAATTATATTTTGAATCCTAATCCTTTAGTACAGTTTTTACAAAAAGAGCAAAAAGACTTTACCAAAGCCGACATCATTCGTTATGTAACAGAAAATGAAATCGAAATGATCAATTTCCGCTATGTAGGCGGTGACGGTCGTTTGAAGACATTGAATTTCATTATCAGCAGCCTCGAACATCTCGACAGTATATTGACTTATGGGGAAAGAGTGGACGGTTCGAGTCTTTTTCCGTATATTGAAGCCGGATCGAGTGATTTATACGTTATTCCACGTTATCGCACAGCCTTTCTGAATCCGTTCAGCCAAATCCCGGCCATCGATATCTTATGCAGTTATTATACAAAAGAAGGTAAACCGCTGGAAAGTGCCCCGGAATACACCTTACGCAAAGCACACGAAGAATTCAAAAAAGTAACGGGCATGGAGTTCCAGGCCATGGGTGAATTGGAATACTATGTAATCAGTGAAAAAGAAGAATTATTCGAAACCGCCGATCAACGGGGATACCACGAATCTTCTCCGTTCTGCAAATGGGGTGATTTCCGTTGCGAATGTATGCGGGCCATCGCTCAGGCAGGAGGCAAAATCAAATACGGACATTCCGAAGTGGGCAATTTCACCATTGGTAACACCCAATATGAACAAAACGAAATTGAATTTTTACCGGTAAACATTGAAGAAGCTGCCGATCAATTGGTTATTGCCAAATGGATCATGCGGACACTGGCTTCCCAATACGGCATTGATCTCACTTTCGCACCGAAAATCACAGCCGGGAAAGCAGGCAGCGGCTTACACATCCATACCCGTCTGGTGAAAGACGGCAAGAACATGTACATCGCCGACGGCAAACTGACAGACAATGCCCTGAAAGCCATTGCCGGAATATTGGACATCGCCGGCTCGCTGACGGCCTTCGGTAATACCAATCCAACTTCTTATTTCCGGTTGGTTCCGCATCAGGAAGCACCCACCAACATTTGCTGGGGTGATCGCAACCGTTCCGTATTGGTAAGAGTTCCGCTCGGCTGGACCGAAGGAGCTGAAAAAATGGTTTCCGATGCCAATCCGTTAGAAAAAGCCGATGCTTCATTCGATGCCGGTATCAAGCAAACCGTAGAATTCCGTTGTCCGGATGGTTCCGCAGACCTGTACCTGCTATTGGCCGGCCTGGCTGTTGCCGCCCGCCATGGCTTCGAAATGCAAGACGGTATTCAGTATGCTAAAGACCGCTATGTCAGCGTAAACATCTTCGACGATGCTCACAAAGCAACAGCCGACCGCCTGAGCCACTTACCGGCATCCTGCGCAGAGTCGGCAGAATGTCTCGAAAAACAACGGAGTATTTACGAAGCTCACGGTGTTTTCAGCAAAAATATGGTCGATGGTATCATCAAACAACTGAAAGCTTTCAACGACCGTACATTACGCCAGGATATCGGAGACGACAAAGCCCGCCTTACTGAATTGGTAAAGATGTATATGAACGCAGAATAA
- a CDS encoding argininosuccinate synthase, which translates to MKEKVVLAYSGGLDTSYCVRYLSEEMGLEVYTALANTGGFSEEELKEVEEKAYALGAKKHVNLDVTEAYYEKCIKYMVFGNVLRNRTYPISVSSERTFQALAIVEYANEIGAHYIAHGSTGAGNDQVRFDLCFTVFAPDKKIITPTRDLKLSRETEIEYLKEHGVSYDWKKMEYSVNKGIWGTSVGGKETLHADTNLPEEAYPSQLQKEGKEEVEIEFYKGEVVAVNGEKIAGIKAIRALEGIAAPWAIGRDTHVGDTIVGIKGRVGFEAAAPLLMIKAHELLEKHTLTKWQQYWKEQLGNWYGMFVHEAMYSEPVMRDIEKFLENSQRHVSGKVKIQLRPYHFDLIGIESEHDLMNSGFAEYGEMNNAWTAEDVKGFTKMMAMPLKVYNFVNKDL; encoded by the coding sequence ATGAAAGAAAAAGTAGTATTGGCATATAGCGGAGGTTTGGACACGTCTTATTGTGTCAGGTATTTAAGTGAAGAGATGGGTTTGGAGGTGTATACGGCTTTGGCAAATACAGGTGGTTTTAGCGAAGAGGAATTGAAGGAGGTAGAAGAGAAAGCCTATGCATTGGGAGCTAAGAAACATGTAAATTTGGATGTGACAGAAGCCTATTACGAAAAATGTATTAAATATATGGTATTCGGAAATGTGTTGCGTAACCGGACCTATCCGATTTCTGTCAGTTCAGAGCGTACTTTTCAAGCTTTGGCGATTGTGGAATATGCCAATGAAATCGGGGCTCATTACATTGCACATGGTAGTACGGGGGCAGGTAACGACCAGGTTCGTTTCGATCTTTGCTTTACGGTTTTTGCTCCGGACAAGAAAATTATTACCCCAACCCGGGATCTGAAACTTTCACGGGAAACAGAAATTGAATATCTGAAGGAGCACGGAGTAAGCTATGACTGGAAGAAAATGGAGTATTCCGTAAATAAAGGGATTTGGGGAACATCGGTCGGAGGGAAAGAGACGTTGCATGCCGATACGAACCTGCCGGAAGAGGCTTATCCGTCACAGTTGCAAAAAGAGGGTAAAGAGGAGGTAGAGATCGAATTTTACAAAGGAGAAGTGGTCGCTGTGAATGGGGAAAAAATAGCCGGAATAAAAGCGATCCGGGCATTGGAAGGAATTGCAGCACCTTGGGCTATCGGGCGGGATACTCATGTCGGTGATACAATCGTGGGGATCAAGGGCCGTGTCGGATTTGAGGCTGCAGCTCCCCTTTTAATGATCAAAGCGCATGAATTGCTGGAAAAACACACCTTGACGAAATGGCAGCAATATTGGAAAGAGCAGTTGGGAAACTGGTACGGTATGTTTGTGCATGAGGCGATGTATTCCGAACCTGTAATGCGTGATATTGAAAAATTTCTGGAAAACAGTCAGCGTCATGTCAGCGGCAAGGTGAAAATCCAACTTCGTCCTTATCATTTTGACCTGATCGGTATAGAATCGGAGCACGATCTGATGAATTCCGGCTTTGCCGAATACGGGGAAATGAATAATGCCTGGACAGCGGAAGATGTAAAAGGCTTTACGAAGATGATGGCAATGCCTTTAAAAGTTTACAATTTTGTAAACAAGGACCTGTAA
- a CDS encoding aspartate aminotransferase family protein — MGLFEVYSLSDLVPVEAKGSYIWDDKGVKYLDFYGGHAVISIGHSHPVYVDKIAGQLHKIGFYSNAVKNPLQEKLAEELCRTSGYEHYNLFLCNSGAEANENALKLASFMTGRDKILAFKAAFHGRTSAAVAITDNPNIQAPVNRCHKVDFIPLNDVSALEKALAGGEYAAVIVEGIQGVGGIRPVDDAFLLRMRECCDAAGTVMIVDEIQSGYGRSGKFFAHQYAGVYPDIVTMAKGMGNGFPIAGLLITERIEARNGMLGTTFGGSHLACSAALAVLEVLNSEYLVNNAAALGHYLVQELKKIKGVTEVRGKGLMIGVDTECPQAEVRGRLLKDFHTLTGYSGKNTLRLLPALTITRKEADEFLDAFRKVMMF, encoded by the coding sequence ATGGGATTATTTGAAGTATATAGTTTATCCGATCTTGTGCCCGTAGAGGCGAAAGGGTCTTATATCTGGGATGACAAAGGGGTGAAATACCTTGACTTTTACGGAGGACACGCTGTTATTTCTATCGGTCACAGCCATCCGGTGTACGTGGATAAAATCGCCGGGCAGCTTCATAAAATCGGTTTTTATTCCAATGCGGTAAAAAATCCGTTACAGGAAAAATTGGCGGAAGAGTTGTGCCGTACTTCCGGATATGAGCATTACAATCTTTTTTTATGCAATAGCGGAGCCGAAGCGAATGAGAATGCTTTAAAACTGGCTTCTTTTATGACCGGACGGGATAAAATTCTGGCTTTTAAAGCTGCTTTTCACGGACGTACCAGTGCTGCCGTTGCGATTACGGACAATCCGAATATACAGGCGCCTGTCAATCGGTGTCATAAGGTGGATTTTATTCCGCTGAATGATGTTTCAGCTTTGGAAAAAGCGTTGGCCGGAGGGGAATATGCTGCTGTTATTGTAGAAGGTATTCAGGGTGTCGGGGGAATTCGTCCTGTGGATGACGCTTTTCTGTTACGGATGCGGGAATGTTGCGATGCTGCGGGAACGGTGATGATTGTGGACGAAATTCAGAGTGGGTATGGGCGTTCCGGAAAGTTTTTTGCCCATCAGTATGCCGGGGTATATCCGGACATTGTGACAATGGCGAAAGGTATGGGGAATGGTTTTCCGATAGCCGGTTTATTGATTACCGAACGTATTGAAGCCCGGAACGGCATGTTGGGAACTACTTTCGGCGGAAGTCATCTGGCTTGTAGTGCGGCATTGGCTGTACTGGAAGTGTTGAACTCGGAATATCTGGTCAATAATGCGGCAGCTTTGGGACATTATCTGGTACAGGAACTGAAAAAAATCAAAGGAGTGACGGAAGTTCGCGGAAAAGGACTGATGATCGGCGTAGATACCGAATGTCCCCAGGCAGAAGTGCGGGGACGTTTGTTAAAGGATTTTCATACGTTGACCGGATATAGCGGTAAGAATACGTTGCGTTTGTTGCCGGCCCTGACGATAACCCGGAAAGAAGCCGATGAGTTTTTGGATGCTTTCCGGAAAGTGATGATGTTTTGA